Genomic window (Spirosoma sp. KCTC 42546):
CCCGCTTCGACGGCCTGTATGTACTGGCTCCGCCATTTCTGGCCTTGCTGGTCGTATGGCTGTTGCCGGAGCGGTTCAAAACCACCAGCGAGATGCCACTTGTTGGCTGGGTGATACTGGTGTTGCTGGTTGATGTGGCGCATGTGTACAGCACTTTGTTTCGTACCTATTTTAACGGCGCGCGTTTCCGGCAGCAGCGGCTATTATTTCTGATGATCCCATTGGGTTGCTATCTGGGAGGGGTCTTGCTGCACAGTGTCAATAGCTTATGGTTCTGGCGGGCACTGGCGTATTTGGCCGTCTTTCATTTTGTGCGCCAACAGTATGGCTTTATGCGCATCTACAGCCGTTTCGACAATGTACCTGGTTGGTCAAGGGGACTGGATACACTGGTCATTTATGCGGCTACAGTATATCCTGTCATTTGGTGGCACCTGACTCCCGGGCGGCATTTTAACTGGTTCATTGACGGTGATTTTGTTCAGCCGCAGCTAAAATGGCTGAAAATTACGGCAACAATTCTGTACTGGCTCTTGCTTGCCTTATACGTTGGAAAAGAAAGTTGGCTATATGCCCGCTCCCGTGAGCTTAACTGGCCTCGTAATTTGTTGGTTGCGGGTACGGTTAGTTCGTGGTATTTCGGGATCATTCAATTTAATGGGGATCTGGCGTTTACGATGCTCAACGTAGTGTCGCACGGTATTCCGTATATGGCGTTGATCTGGGTCAGCGACCGACCGAAACTGACTTTGAAACAGGAAAATTCTACTGGATTATCAATAAACAGGTTTAGTTGGCTTGTTTTTTTTAGTTTACTCGGTATTCTGGCTTATCTTGAAGAGGGTTTGTGGGATGGGCTCGTCTGGCGCGAACACGCTACGGTTTTTGGCTGGTTTCAGGCACTTCCACTTGTAACGGAACAACATCTGCTGGCTTTGTTAGTCCCTTTACTCGCACTCCCACAAATGACCCATTATGTGCTGGATGGTTTTATCTGGCGGAGAAAAGATCGTTCATGAAATTCCTTACCATCAGTGACCTTCACGGAAGAACCGTCTGGAAGGAAGCTAATTTTGACAAGTACGACCAGATTATTTTCCTTGGCGATTATACAGATAGTTATATTGTTGATGATGAAACGATTTATACGAATCTGCTTGAAATCAGTCAGTTAAAGCAGGCTAATCCAGATAAGTTTGTGTTGCTGATTGGCAATCACGATGCCCAATACCTGCATTTTCCGCACTATCGCTGTTCTGGATTTCGGGCTTGGGCGCAACCTACGTTGAGCGACTTTTTTGCCAAACACCAAAATCTGTTTCAAATAGCGCATCAGGAGGGGCCTTATCTGTTTACGCATGCGGGCATTACCAATAAATGGCTTAAACGATTACTGACGGAAACCAACAATGAATCCTTAGCCATAACTCCCGATTATCATTTGGCCGAATTAGTAAATGAGATCCACCAGCGAGAGCCGTGGTTCCGTAATCTACTATTTGAGGTTAGTCCCAAACGGGGTGGCTCTAGTCCGTTTAGCGGACCAATTTGGGCCGACCGTTCCGAAACGAAAACCGATTACGTAGCGGGATTCCATCAGGTTGTTGGGCATACACCCATCCATGAATTTACAACAGTGGGCGATGAGTCTGGGTCAATTACGTATACAGATGTACTGCAAACCAAAACAGCATTTTACGAAATCACAATCCCTGACTAACTTAGGCACTAAAGAAACGAAAGGCCTGTATCAGGTCGTTACTTATAAAATGGACACGTAATTGTTAGTCGTTGTCATACGATTGTCATTGCTAGTCATTGATTGCCTTATACCTATCAAATGACCAGTAATGACAATCGTATGACGATTGACAGACTCTTCTTACTTTGCCTGAATGAACTTCCTTTATCCTACTTTTCTGTTTGGCCTGATGGCCGTGTCGGTTCCAATTGCTATTCACCTGTTTAATTTCCGGCGGACACGGCGGGTATTTTTCACGAATGTTGCCTTACTGCGGAGCGTTCAAACGGAAACCAAATCGTTTCGGCGGCTGAAACACTGGCTCATTCTGGCATGCCGTTGTTTATTTCTGGCCTGTCTGGTGCTGGCGTTCGCACAACCGTTTATCCCCAGTAAAAATAAACTGGGTTTGTCGCGGCAGGGCGTTACCAGTCTGTATGTCGATAATTCGTTCAGCATGCAGAATGAGCGGAATACCAAGCGCTACCTGGATATTGCTACGGGCAAATTAGATGAACTGTTGACACTGTTTCGCAATGCCTCTTCTCTTCAACTACTGACCAACGATTTTTCGGCGGCCGAGCAACAGGCCGGAACCGCCGAATCGGTTCGTGACCGCGTGACCTCCATCCGCTTTGCCCATACGCCCCGAACGCTCGAAACCGTTTACCGCCGACAGCGTAACCTGCTGAGTTCGCTCAATCCGGGTGGTCGAAACCAGTTGTTCTGGTTCTCCGATTTTCAGAAAAGTACCGCGGGTGATTTATCGCGGCTTAAAATCGACACCACCGATCGTTTGTTTATTGTGCCATTGGATGCCCAGGCAACTAAAAACGTGTATGTCGATTCCGTGTGGCTGAGCACGCCCTTTATTCGGGAAATGCAGAACAACAGCATTAACGTTAAGCTCAATAACGCGGGCCGGGAGAATGTCAAGAACCTGCCAATACGCCTGTATTTAGATGATACACAAACGTCAACTGCTTCGGCCGTGCTGCCGCCGGGTGGATCGGCAACGGTGTCACTCAATTTCAATGTGACCTCGAAAGGGTACCACCGGGGACGGATTGTGTTTGAAGATTACCCAATCACCTTCGATAACCAGTATTTCTTTGTCATTGAAGCGTCTCCGGCTGTTCGGGTATTGCATTTGTATGAACAGCAGGCCGGTTCACCAACGCGAACAACTCCTTATGTAGATGCTGTGTATTCAAACGACAGCCTGTTTGTGCATCGGAGTTTCAATGCCCAGAATTTCGATGTGGGCCAGTTGAAAGAAACTGATTTAGTTGTTCTGGAGGGAGTTGCTGATGTAAATGGCACCCTGCGTTCTGAACTGGAACGCTTTGTTCGTCAGGGTGGTAGCTTAACTATTATTCCGCCTGCTGTGCCAAATGCAACCTCGTACGAGCCATTTCTACGAAGTTTAGGGGTTGGGAATCTGCAGGTTTTGGCTTCGCCGGGCGCAGCCCCCACCTCGGTTCCCGTGGCCGATCCTGACCGACGGACTCCATTTTTCCGGGATGTCTTTCAGCAGAGCTATCAATCCGAGCCGCTGAACATGCCAACGGCAGCGCCCGTCTGGCGCTGGAGTGCGGGAGAACGACTCCTAACCCTGCGTGATGGAAATCCATTACTAACTCAGTCCAGGGTGGGTAGTGGCACCGCCTTTGGCAATGTTTATGTGCTTGCCAGCCCACTATCGTCGGCCTACGGGAATCTGGCTGAACACGCCTTATTTGTGCCGGTTATGTATAAAATGGCTGCCCTGAGCGTTCGGGCGCAGCGGACGGCCTACTCATTCGATGATAACCTGTTGACGATTCCAGTGAGCAATCCGTCCGAACGGTCAGTATATAAATTGAAGCGCGATAAACTGGAAATTATTCCGGTTCAGCGTGTAGTTGGCAATCAACTCCTGCTCGAAATGCCCAAGAGTAACGAACTGGCTGCTGGACAGGAGGTGGAAGCGGGCTACTATGCGTTGCAGAACAGCGACGGGAAAACGGAGCGATTGCTCGCCTTTAATCACGGTAACGAAGAGTCGTCAATGGATTTTTATTCAGCCGACGAGCTTCGCCGGGCATTTGCCAATCAGCCTAATGTTGAGGTATTCGACAGCATTCAGGATGGCGATTTTGTACAAGTGCTGGAGCAGGAAAATTTGGGCAAAAGTCTCTGGAAGTACTTCCTGCTGGCGGCATTAGCGTTTTTGCTGGTGGAAGTGGGCTTAGTGCGGTTTATGAAAGGATAAGGCCGTTAGAATAAGACCTACCTAATTAAATCAACTTCCCAAAAACTTTAGAACATTTCTAAAGTTGCTAAGTTGGGCAGGTACATGAATCCTCAGGAAACAGCGCTTAGGGTACGCTGCTAATCGAGAAGACCACTAAACCAGAACAGGTATGACACTCTCGTTTACAGCTTCAACTACAGAGGACCAGTTACGACACTTCAGTTGCCAACTTCCTGAACTGGAGATTGCATTGGATGTGCTAAGTTCAATCACTTTGAAGGGCGATAAAATTCTTAAAGCCTATATTAGTGATGAAGATGGAAGTATGGAGCTTCCTGCAGAAGCTTTTGATGGGGAACCATTCACCGATTCGTTGCATCAACTGGCAGAACAATGGCAGATTGCCCTTGGTGAATCCATCGTCTTGGTCTCGCCCGATAATAGATGGTATATCGAATTAACCCGTCGGCGAATTAAGCTATATGATGACAGAATTGGTCAGCTTCTGTTGACAATAACCAAGTTAGAGCAGTTTCGTGAACGGGTTCATGGGTCTATTACGCAAGGGCCCAGGGAAATAAAAATAATTAATCACTACGACTCGTTACTTATTACTTATCTCCATCAGGTCGATCAGGTCAAAAATGGTCGGCAATTAGCTCAGGAAAGACTTAGTTATTTACTGGGCTAATTTCTTCGGCTCTATACTGACCCTGATTGCATTGGAGTAAACGAGCTTTCACTCAATTGCTCCTGCTGGAAAACAAAGGTATGCGCCTGACGTGCCCGCTCACGGGCTTCTCGGGCTTTCTGAAAAAATTGCTCGGCAGCATTCTTGTTGCCCCCTTCGGCAAACTGTCTGCTGGATTGTTCAAGTAAAATAACCGTTTCTTCCAAGGCGCGAATAGCCTTCCAGAACGATTCTTCCACCACTTTACTCGTATCAGCCAATAACGAACTGGCCGTAAAGGCGTGACCAGTATGGCAGCGATACCGAATGAGCTTCCCTTCTTTGATACTGACCAGGGCTCCCTGACACTCGGGGCAGGTCAATGGCGTTAACTCGCCCATGTCTAAAATTCCCATATCGAATGCATTGTCCTGAGCCGCAATATTTACCTCTATTTCCAGCCGTTTCTGCTCCTCGGGTGAGAGGTTTGGTTTATCTGGAACCGTTTCTCCAATTAAATCACAGAGCAATAAGGCCATCTTGGAGATTGGGAGTGTGTAATCGACATCTACATATTCCAGAACGTGGGTTGGCATACTGGCATACAGAGCCTCCTCGGGTTGCTGGATGATGCATATGCCCCCCAGTCGCTTTACCGACCACATACCCGATGTACCATCATCGAGCATACCTGTCAGAATCAGGCCAATTACCCGGGGCCCGTACGTATAGGCGGCCGACCGGAACAAGGCATCGATAGACGGACGGAATCGGTTTTCTTTTGGTCCTTTTTTTACGATCAGCTGGTCATATTCTACCAGCAAGTGATGATCTGGTGGGGCTACATAAATATGACCCGGCTGGATGAGTTCCCCATCTTTCGGATGGGATGCCGGTATAGGCCCAGAATGGCTCAGAATATCAGGCAAATAGCTCGGAGAGTGGGGAGATATATGCACCACCACAAAAACAGTTGCGTTAAAGTCGGGGGGGAGAGACGCCATTAATTCCTTCAGGGCAAAAACCCCACCAGCCGAAGCTCCAATAACAATAATGTCTCGTTTTGCCATACATTTATCTAACCTAGAACCACTTTCACTAAGCCACGAATAGTGGAAGTTTCTTGCAACAATATGTAAAATTAGGCAACAATAATAGGCTGATTTTCAGGGCAGAATCTAACAGATAATACGCCCGTTTAGCTGGCTTTCCACGCCTGATTACTTAACTAAAGTTGTACTATTTAGTTAGTTAATTAGCGGCAAGCCATATCTTTATAGGACGTTCGAATCCTGCCGACTGTGGTTATAAAGTAAACCGGTACCCTGCCCGTTGGTTTAGTAAAGCCGTAAAAAATGCCTAAGAAAAAATCATCTTCTGACCAGTCGGAATCAACGTCTTCCGCCATTGTTCCTATTGTTGCCATTGGGGCATCGGCAGGGGGAATGGAAGCCATGACAGAGTTATTGGAACATCTGTCGCCAATGACTGGACTGGCGTATGTTTATATTCAACACCTTGATTCGAATTTCGATAGTCAGCTTGCCAGCATTCTGGGACGTGCAACCACCATGCCTGTCAGGCAGGCCAAACATCTCATGCGAATTGAGCCTGATCATGTGTACGTTATACCGCCTAACCAGGATATAGAGGTTGTAGACGGTTTATTGACACTCCAGCCACGCCAGTCGAATGGGTCGCCACATATGCCCATCGATCGGTTCTTTATTGCCCTGGCCGACCGGCAGAAGGAAGGATCTATTGGCGTTTTATTATCCGGAATGGCTAACGATGGAACGCTGGGGCTAAGGGCTATTAAAGTGGCAGGAGGGATTACGTTTGCGCAGGACGAAACGGCACGGTTTCAGAGTATGCCCAAATCGGCAATTTCCGAAAATGTGGTAGACCGGGTGCTTTCTCCCATTGAAATTGCTCATGAACTGGAATTGCTGAGTGGCAAGCCTGAGCTGTTTCGGCAGACGGAACAGGCTGATGTATCGGAAGATGACGAAACCGACGAAGATATAAAGGCGGTCATTTTATTGCTTCGTAGGGCAGTTGGGGTTGATTTTGGGAATTATAAAATTACAACCATTCGTCGGCGTATTATCCGGCGAATGCTGCTTTTTAAGCTTGAAACACTAAAAGCGTACGCTAACTATATAAAACAGCATCCGGATGAAATGGAACTGCTGTACAATGATCTGCTAATCAATGTAACTACGTTTTTTCGCGATCCGGAAACGATGGACTACCTCCTAAAAGTCCTGTTTCCCCGGATTATCAAAGAAAAGGGGGCTCGCGAGCCAATCCGAATTTGGGTGCCTGCCTGTTCAACAGGGCAGGAAGCCTATTCACTAGCTATCCTGTTGATCGAAGCCCTGGGCGATATGGCGTCGAGCATGACGATTCAGGTATTCGCAACTGACTTGAGCGAAGCTGCGGTAGCCAAGGCCCGGATGGGTAGCTATACAAAAAGTGAGGTCATGGATGTATCGGCCCGGCGGCTACAGCGGTTCTTTACCAAAACGGATGATCACTATCGTATAAACCGAGCCGTTCGTGATTTG
Coding sequences:
- a CDS encoding metallophosphoesterase codes for the protein MKFLTISDLHGRTVWKEANFDKYDQIIFLGDYTDSYIVDDETIYTNLLEISQLKQANPDKFVLLIGNHDAQYLHFPHYRCSGFRAWAQPTLSDFFAKHQNLFQIAHQEGPYLFTHAGITNKWLKRLLTETNNESLAITPDYHLAELVNEIHQREPWFRNLLFEVSPKRGGSSPFSGPIWADRSETKTDYVAGFHQVVGHTPIHEFTTVGDESGSITYTDVLQTKTAFYEITIPD
- a CDS encoding chemotaxis protein CheB, which encodes MAKRDIIVIGASAGGVFALKELMASLPPDFNATVFVVVHISPHSPSYLPDILSHSGPIPASHPKDGELIQPGHIYVAPPDHHLLVEYDQLIVKKGPKENRFRPSIDALFRSAAYTYGPRVIGLILTGMLDDGTSGMWSVKRLGGICIIQQPEEALYASMPTHVLEYVDVDYTLPISKMALLLCDLIGETVPDKPNLSPEEQKRLEIEVNIAAQDNAFDMGILDMGELTPLTCPECQGALVSIKEGKLIRYRCHTGHAFTASSLLADTSKVVEESFWKAIRALEETVILLEQSSRQFAEGGNKNAAEQFFQKAREARERARQAHTFVFQQEQLSESSFTPMQSGSV
- a CDS encoding BatA domain-containing protein; this translates as MNFLYPTFLFGLMAVSVPIAIHLFNFRRTRRVFFTNVALLRSVQTETKSFRRLKHWLILACRCLFLACLVLAFAQPFIPSKNKLGLSRQGVTSLYVDNSFSMQNERNTKRYLDIATGKLDELLTLFRNASSLQLLTNDFSAAEQQAGTAESVRDRVTSIRFAHTPRTLETVYRRQRNLLSSLNPGGRNQLFWFSDFQKSTAGDLSRLKIDTTDRLFIVPLDAQATKNVYVDSVWLSTPFIREMQNNSINVKLNNAGRENVKNLPIRLYLDDTQTSTASAVLPPGGSATVSLNFNVTSKGYHRGRIVFEDYPITFDNQYFFVIEASPAVRVLHLYEQQAGSPTRTTPYVDAVYSNDSLFVHRSFNAQNFDVGQLKETDLVVLEGVADVNGTLRSELERFVRQGGSLTIIPPAVPNATSYEPFLRSLGVGNLQVLASPGAAPTSVPVADPDRRTPFFRDVFQQSYQSEPLNMPTAAPVWRWSAGERLLTLRDGNPLLTQSRVGSGTAFGNVYVLASPLSSAYGNLAEHALFVPVMYKMAALSVRAQRTAYSFDDNLLTIPVSNPSERSVYKLKRDKLEIIPVQRVVGNQLLLEMPKSNELAAGQEVEAGYYALQNSDGKTERLLAFNHGNEESSMDFYSADELRRAFANQPNVEVFDSIQDGDFVQVLEQENLGKSLWKYFLLAALAFLLVEVGLVRFMKG